The Kiritimatiellia bacterium genome segment TCAAGCGTCTGCTTTCCTATCACGCCGTGAGCCAGGCGGGATACATGGTTCTTGGCATCGGCACCGGCACGGCCCTGGGAATCGCCGCCGGCCTCTTTCACATGCTGAACCACGTCATTTACAAATCAGCCCTGTTCTTCTGCGCGGGTTCGGTTGAAAAAGAGGCGGGCACGACGGACCTGGACCGTTTGGGAGGGCTGGCCAGGGCGATGCCGCTGACTTTTGTTTCCTTCCTGGTTGCCGCGCTCGCCATTTCCGGCATCCCCCCGCTGAACGGATTCTATTCCAAGTGGATGATTTACCAGGCCCTGGTGGATTCCGGCCGGAACGGGAACGGTCTCTGGGTTTTTTTGATGGCGGCCGCGATGTTCGGCTCGGCCCTGACCCTGGCCAGTTTTGTCAAGATACTGCACGCGGTTTTTCTTTGCAAGCCCTCCGCGGAACTGCGCCATCGCCATATCCGCGAGGCCGGTTTTTCCATGTGGCTGCCGGGAGTTGCGCTGGCTTTTGTTTGCGTCCTTTTCGGCGTGTTTGCGTATCAACTGCCGCTTTCCGGGATGATTTTTCCGGCCGTGGGCGGCCCCGTCCGGCTGACCGGAGACTGGCAGGCGGGGCTGGCGGCCGCGCTCCTGTTGTCGGCCTGCATCTTGGGGCTGATTGTTTATCTCCTTGCCGCAGTCCGTAAAGCGCGTCCATGCGATACTTACATCGGCGGGGAGATCATGGAGGAGGCAGTGCGCCACCGGCGGGGCGGCAAGGCGGAAAGCGTGGAGGTTACGGGGGTTGACTTTTACAAAACCATAGAGGACATGATTCCCCTGCGCGGGATTTATGAGGCGGCCCGCAGGAACCTGTTTGACATCTATGAGGCCGGCGGTAAATTTGTCTTTTACTTTATGGGCATCCTGCGGAGCGCCCACAGCGGGCTTCTGCCGATGTACCTTACCTGGGTGCTGGCCGGCCTGCTGTTTTTGTTGTGGATTTTATTTTTCGGTTTCAGGGGCATAACATGAGTCTGCTGGTCATATTGCTGGTTTTGATGATCATTGGCGCCATCATCGCCATAGAGACGACGAACCTGCTGTCGTCCATCGTCTGCATGGGCGCGGTCGGCATCATGATTTCCATCTTGTACCTGTTTATGGGGGCGCCGGACCTGGCCATTGCCCAGCTGGTGGTGGAGGTGCTCTGCCTGATTATCCTGATCCGTGCCACGATCAGCCGCGATCTCACTTCCGTGACGGGGGACCGCGAGTTTTTCGGAATGGTCGTTACGGCGGCGCTTGTGCTGGTGATTGCCGTCGCCGGCGTCATGATGTTTGCGGATTTCCCGGAGTTCGGCCGGCCCGTGATGGACCGCATCGCCGGGACAGCCTCAGCCGAGTACCTTGCGCGCGGGCCGGAACAGGTTGTGCCGAGAAACATCGTCAGCACCCTGATCCTGAGTTACCGGAATAGCGACGCGCTCGGCGAAGTTGCCGTTTTATTCTGCGCGGTCCTTGGGGCGCTGGCGATTCTGCGGCGGCCGGCGCGCAAGCAGGAGATGGAAAAAGACCGGGAGGCGGATGCCGTATGAACGAAACTCCAAAGAAAGAGGGCATGGATCTGGTGGCCAAGTCGGTGGCCGGCTGGCTGAAGGGTTTTATTTTTCTCTTTGGCGTATATCTTGTGCTCCACGGCCACGAAACGCCCGGCGGCGGGTTTGCCGGCGGCGTCGTCATGGCCTGCGCGTTCATTTTGCTGACGCTCACGGAAGGCCAGCGCGTCGGCCTGGAGATTCTGGGCAAGAGTTTTGCCGCGAAACTGGCCAGTTTCGCGGCCCTGATCTTTCTGGCTGCCGCCGTCGCGGCGGCCTGTTGTCCGGGCGTTTTTTTAAATGAGCTTCCGGCGGGGGGACGTTCCGGAGTCATGTCTTTTTTCAGGGTCAACGTCATGTTCGTGTACGATTTTTCCCTGGCGCTCGTGGTGAGCATGTTGATTTACGTGGTTTTCTCCGTCACGGCGGCCGTGCATGTGGCAATCAACGGCGGCAAACGGAGAATGATGCGGAAAAGGAGGGGTTGAGATGGAATATGCCCTTTGCATGGTTTTGATTGCGGTCGGTCTCTACGGCGCGGTCGTCAAGAAAAATGTGGTCAAGATTGTCATCAGCCTGGTAATTATAGAGTTCGGGATCAATGCGCTCCTGGTGCTGATCGGCTACCGGGCCGCCGGCTGTGCCCCCGTGTTGAACCCGGGCATGACCGTGGCGACATTCACGGCCGGCGCCGTTGATCCTTTGCCGCAGGCCATGGTCATGACCGCCATCGTCATCAATCTCGGCCTGCTGATTCTGATGGTGGCGCTCTGTATAAGACTGTATGAACGTTTTGGAACATTTGACATCACGGAAATGCGGAGGTTGAAAGGATAGCGTGAGCAGCCTGCTTCCATTGTTTATCGCGGTTCCCCTTGGGGCGGCGTTTTTTATCCCGCTGGTGTCGCTGGCCCTCAAGCGGGTTCCCGACCTGCTGGCCAATGCGGTCATGCTGGCGCTGGCGGCGCTGGCATGTCTCGCCATCGGCCAAACCGGGGAATACGTTCCGGGAGGGTGGGGCGCGCACT includes the following:
- a CDS encoding MnhB domain-containing protein, giving the protein MNETPKKEGMDLVAKSVAGWLKGFIFLFGVYLVLHGHETPGGGFAGGVVMACAFILLTLTEGQRVGLEILGKSFAAKLASFAALIFLAAAVAAACCPGVFLNELPAGGRSGVMSFFRVNVMFVYDFSLALVVSMLIYVVFSVTAAVHVAINGGKRRMMRKRRG
- a CDS encoding proton-conducting transporter membrane subunit, whose protein sequence is MEILFNSMVLPIVFPLAAGLLCLLLPGAFDRVRPALAASAAAVTFLMVCALLLVWKRMPGVSPMILDVARGSLRLDHLNSFVLLLITVFGFLTALYSMKYMAGKERRREYYTYLLWTIGVSCGAVLADNLIMLLVFWGILGFTLYAMIGIAGSPAADAARKSLIIVGGTDCLLMLGAAMVWTFSGSLAISGIGLELAGWPRVVAFLCIAAAALAKAGVMPFHSWVPDAGEKGPASVAAFLPASLDKLIGIYFLVRLTTDLFVMTPAMRALLMIIGAGTIICAVMMALVQHDLKRLLSYHAVSQAGYMVLGIGTGTALGIAAGLFHMLNHVIYKSALFFCAGSVEKEAGTTDLDRLGGLARAMPLTFVSFLVAALAISGIPPLNGFYSKWMIYQALVDSGRNGNGLWVFLMAAAMFGSALTLASFVKILHAVFLCKPSAELRHRHIREAGFSMWLPGVALAFVCVLFGVFAYQLPLSGMIFPAVGGPVRLTGDWQAGLAAALLLSACILGLIVYLLAAVRKARPCDTYIGGEIMEEAVRHRRGGKAESVEVTGVDFYKTIEDMIPLRGIYEAARRNLFDIYEAGGKFVFYFMGILRSAHSGLLPMYLTWVLAGLLFLLWILFFGFRGIT
- a CDS encoding NADH-quinone oxidoreductase subunit K, giving the protein MEYALCMVLIAVGLYGAVVKKNVVKIVISLVIIEFGINALLVLIGYRAAGCAPVLNPGMTVATFTAGAVDPLPQAMVMTAIVINLGLLILMVALCIRLYERFGTFDITEMRRLKG
- a CDS encoding DUF4040 domain-containing protein, yielding MSLLVILLVLMIIGAIIAIETTNLLSSIVCMGAVGIMISILYLFMGAPDLAIAQLVVEVLCLIILIRATISRDLTSVTGDREFFGMVVTAALVLVIAVAGVMMFADFPEFGRPVMDRIAGTASAEYLARGPEQVVPRNIVSTLILSYRNSDALGEVAVLFCAVLGALAILRRPARKQEMEKDREADAV